In Fragaria vesca subsp. vesca linkage group LG5, FraVesHawaii_1.0, whole genome shotgun sequence, the genomic stretch TCTTTAGTTAACTTTTATTTATTTTTATTTGTTTTTGGTGGGGATCAAGTTTCTATGTTTTGTTTGGGTAGTTGTGGTGTCTTGTCAGCACCAGAAATTATGTTATCTTAATTTTTATTATTGTTGTTCGACTCAAGCTATTGTGAAGGTTATGAGTTCTTAGATCTACTTCAAAGTGAAAGCAACTAAATTTATCAATTTTTGAAAAGAAAAAGATATATTATTATACACTTAAGTGACCCAACACGATCCCAAAGTGAGTCTTCATATTACAGAACCCTGTTGCGATCTTCATCCTCTATCATGTAATTCAATTATCGGATTTATTCACTTCTTTGATTAACCTGACCTGATTGTTTTTCTTGTGACTATATTGTTTTCTATATTAGTATAGAATTCAAGCATGTGATGTGTATCATGTTTGGGTTTAGTTTCCTAATTTTTGAAATGATTAAACACTTCTTTAGGATGATTTATCACTTTAATCACTGTATAATCTTGGAATAATTGAACTCCTAATCTCATATGGTTCCACAGCATGTTTTGGATTATATCTGTGTATAGATGATTTTTGAGCTATATGTATATTGATAACGCTCCACCAAGTGCGTCTGCTAATGGACAAATTGTGTAAGTTTTATATAAAATAAAACCATGAAAAAAGAAAAAGAAACAAGAAATGGCACCATATGTTTGTGTTCTGTAGATAAGAAGATAATACACTTATGGTTGGAATATTTTAATTTATGGGTCATAAACATTTCACTCCTATTCTTTAGTTTAATGGTTTATATCCTTCTGGCAGTATAAGAGTTTGATGTTTAAAAAGTTGGTGTATGTTGTGCAATCTAATTGCATTTCATTCATTTTGAGTCTTTTCCGGGTAATCTTTTATTTCTTCAATAGAAGCCATTTGTTATTGTATCGATTTTTCAGCTGAGATCTGCTGTCAATCTTAAGGGAACAATAGAAGATAACAATCTGGCTCCTTAGTTTGTTCTTTTTCGATATATCTAGTTTCGAGCGTCTTAGCAATCTGCTTAGCTTTAGAAAATTGCTGGTTTTCATTCGACATCAAGTAAATTAATAGGAAGTTCTATCACTTCTGTTCAGCAGTGACCATTTTAGTTGATTGTAAGTCAAGAAAACTTGTGTTTGTGGTAGTTTGGGTCAGAATTCATTGGGGTGGGGTCTTTGAAAATAAGCTATCAGTACTCCCTATCTAAACTATTGTTCTTGTCTAACCTCATTTAAAATCAAATTAGGTAACATACATCTAAGGTGTGAATTAGTAAACTATGACAAGAATCTATGTATTAATTTATGTGTGTCCCTATTTATCGTTCGATACTGTCCGATGAGTTTGACTTTGCTTGTTTTTGTGTCTGGTGTTGTAAAGTGTACATATGTAACCTGTGAATTTTTATGGGTCTAGTAATTCCTTCTAGTATAGTTCCTTCCTTGCAGCATAGACTTGAAATCTCAATTTTTATATTTTTGAGCAATGAGTTTCAAGTGCTGCCAGTCAATTTGAACTGTGTTACGTTTATCCCTAGTGATTGTGAGTAATGCAGTTGAAGCACAAAATTTCATTTGCATTCAGAGATATTTAGCCAATTTTTATTGTTCTGCAGGAAGAGCTTTGACACTATCTGTTGATATTTGAAAGCACAAGTCTTTTCTTCGAAGATCTTTCTTGATATATTTCTATGAATGCAATGTCATTCTGGGGATGAGAAGGTGTGCTTCGAATGCTTATTCTGTTTTTGCACATTGATGTTCTAAAATTGTTGATTGTGTCTTTGCATTTGATACAATAATATCGTCTACAGATTTGAGCAAGCCTGTGCTTAATGGACTGCTCACCCACTAGCTGTGACAAGAAAACATTAAAGAGGTGGTTCTTCATAGACAAGAGAGTCGGGTAGAAGTATCTCAGTTTCACAGCAGAGTCTGTTTTTGACAGAGTTTCTTTCATACCAATCCTATACTGTAATTGTACCTTGTAAGAAAAACCAATCTGGATCCGATGGAGTTGAAGACAAACCATGCTGCTCCTGTTCTCACCGATCCTGCACCTACTATTAGTAAGTCAAGACTAGGCATCCATTCTAGTTTGTTGCCATATTCACAGCAAGGAGCACCATTCTCTGGCAAGTATATCACAATTCCAAGGAAAAAACCAGGAAAGCTTGATGATGTCTGGTCCAACGGTTGGCTTGATGCCATGAAATCCTCTTCACCTCCCAGAAAGAAGCTCAATAAGGATTTCAGTGTCGAGGTTGCTTCAGATGATACTGATAATTCTTACCTCTCTTGGATGGTATTTTGTTGCTTCACTTTGATTTTTTATTTGTTTGTCATTCCTAATGTATTTGCATTTTGAACTTATTTTCTCTGTGATGTGCAGCTTAAGCATCCATCAGCACTCAATTTTTTTGAGCGCATTACAAATTTTGCAAGGAACAAGAAGATAGCGGTGTTTCTAGATTATGATGGGACTCTTTCGCCCATAGTTGATGACCCTGATCGTGCATTAATGTCTGATGCTGTAAGAATTGCATCTTGTTGTATAGGAATTTCAAATTTTTATCATCTTCTGGTTCTGAAATCATACATATTATTGGCAGATGCGTGACGCTGTAAGAAATGTTGCAAAGTATTTTCCAACTGCAATCATTAGTGGAAGAAACCGTGATAAGGTAGCACTAGCATTAGTATTATATTTTGCTTTTTATTGCTCAAAGTTAATATCATCTTGTCCAGTTGTTCTTTATATGGTTGTCATCAGTCTGATCAAGCAGGGTGCTTATGTTTCAGGTTTATGAATTGGTAGGACTAACAGAACTTTATTATGCTGGTAGTCATGGAATGGACATAATGGGTCCTGTTACTAATACAAACAGTGTGAATTCTACTGACAAACAGGTAAACTGTCAGTGAAGTCCTTCTGTTTACCCTTCAAGATTATTCTCCATGTCAAACTGAACAATTTCTATTTATTTCGATCTTGATATGGTAGGGCAAGGAAGTAAAGCTTTTCCAACCTGCTAAAGAGTTTTTACCTATGATCGACGAGGTGAATATTTTTTCATGTTTATGGAAAAAGATTCACATTGACAGTGTTGACATTCATACCAGGAGATTGATTGATTGCTGTTCTTTTGTGCAGGTTTTTAGAACCCTCGTTGAAAACACTAAGGAAATCAAAGGCGCAAAAGTTGAAAATCACAAGTTTTGTGCTTCTGTACATTATCGTAATGTAGATGAGAAGGTACCAAATAACTTCTTTCATATAGCTCAAACAACTTAATGTTACAGCTTACATTTCTTACCTGTTTGGTTGGTTTTGGCTTCTCTTCTTGCTACAGAACTGGTCAACAATTGGTCAACGTGTTCATGATGTCCTAAAAGACTACCCTCGTTTACGATTAACTCATGGGCGGAAGGTAATCACCAGTTGCCCTTTTGTATTAACTCCATTCATAGATAGGTTCAAATAATTCTTTCATCTGACAATGACTTTTGGACTTGCTATTCCTTGTATTTATTTTCCAGGTATTAGAGGTCCGCCCTGTAATTGACTGGAACAAGGGAAAAGCAGTTGAATTTCTGCTTGAATCTCTTGGTAATAATTCTCTTTCTGAAATGATATTACAAATTTAGCTGTGCACAGTGCATCTAAATGGTTCAATAGTCCGGATTGAAACTGACACACAAATTCTTGTGTAGGGCTAAATAGTAGGGATGATGTGCTTTCAATATATATTGGTGATGACAGGACTGATGAAGATGCATTCAAGGTACGTAAAATCAAATCCACAATAACTAAAATTGATCATCTTACTGTGCGACTCTTGTAACTTTCATAGACAGTATATGGTACTAAGACAGCTTCTTCACTGTTTCAGGTCTTGAAGAAAGGTAACCGAGGATATGGAATTTTGGTATCTCCTACTCCGAAAGAAACCAGTGCCTTTTATTCTCTCAGAGAACCAGCAGAGGTTTACTCTCTCATCCATAAAATTCATGCGTTGTGTGAAGGCTGATATCAACGGTGTGCACATTGTCTTCATCTGATCTAACCGAAGAGTTGAACTTTATTTTGCAGGTGATGGAATTCCTCAAGGCCTTGGTGAGCTGGAAGGAACAGGAAGAAGCCAATTGAGCTTGAACATGGAGCACTTAGTGATTTGAATATAGTATAGGCTTTTGGTTTTGAATATTGTACTCGAGAAGAACTCTCATGCGTTTAAAAGCTGGCTGGTTTATCAATAGTCTCAGTTCAGTGCTTATCAATTATTTCATGTCGATCATTTAAGCTTACAAGAAAAGTCTTTTCGTGCTAAGATGTTTAGTCTGATGAAGTTATATATATCCAGGAAGACATTGCTAAGGCAATGTTGGCTGCTCATTGTCGCCGTACAGTAATCTCAGTGAAGCATCACATCAGAGCTTTTCATTCATGTTTTGCACAAGTCGCATGCTCAAACAGCAATCCCGCTTCTCTCGCTGTTAACTTTTAAGACGAATGCTAGCAACTTTCTCCGTAAAAATCCCTGATGGTCTTAAAATAGGTTATGGACCTACAAGCCCAAGCTGCACACACACTGAAGGAGTGAAGGGCCCAGATGAGTAGATCAAAATTCTCAAATAACAACAACAAATGAAGGAAGCTGACTTGACTTGGGTTAAGATATTATTGTCTTTTTTGTAGCGGAGAGTACAATACCATAGAACTTGTTCCTATCTCATTCATCTACCTTAACTCCAAATAATTCTTCTCCTCGTTATCTTCATCTATATTATCCAGATATTATCCGACTCCTTATGTAAACTACTCTGATTCCAGATCAAGCCACAAAAATGTACTACAGACATAGAAATCCTGTCTCTACATTTGTACCAATACATTAATGTATGTACCTTAGAACCATACATCAAATTATGACATGACCTTATTTTATCGAAAACAAAATTATTTTCCATCCAGAAGAAAAAAAAAAGAAAAAAAAAGTAGATCGGTGAGTGCATATAAAAGACACACACCGCATCAGTAACTTGCAACTCCAACTGACTTGTTGTCGAGACCAGAGAGAGAGAAAATGTCAGTGTCGTTGCAATCTCCGCCTTCCTCAGCAATCTCCTCGTCTTTGCATTTCCAGGGAAGAAAGCTGAGCTTGTTTAATGGATCCAATCTGCTCTTCACCTCCCGCCCATCACTTCCTCTCCTTCGCGCTTCCGCTCTCGACACTGGTCACTCCTCACTCCTCTGCTCTTTTCTACTTGTTTGATATTGTATTTGGGTTGCTAAGTCAATTTGATTTTCAGGGTCCGCTACTGAATTGGACGCCGTGTCCAGCTTCAGTGAGATCGTTCCTGACACCGTCATTTTCGATGACTTCGAGAGGTTCTTTTCACTCTTCTTTCACTCACAAACAACTAGTATTTGAAATTACTATCATTTTCTTGTTTGCATCCATGTTTTGTTGAAATGTTGATACTTTATTTGCTTCCTTCCTTTTTGTGTTAAACTGATCAACTAAAAATGATCTCGTAAAAACATGCATTTCCCCAATTGATTGAAGGTTTGGTTTACTGGTTATCTGTAAATAGGTTTCCTCCAACTGCTGCTACTGTGAGCTCTGCTCTACTCTTGGGTATCTGCAGTCTTCCAGACACCATATTTAGAGTAAGCATTTCTCTTCGGAAGATGAAATCTTGATTGCGAAACCTGTGTTTACTTTATATTAGTTAGTCACTGATGGTCTTTCATTTGGTCTAGAATGCTGTGGATATGGCGCTGGCAGATTCCGAGTGTAATAAGCATGAGAATTCCGAATTGAAGTTGTCTTGTTTCTTTAACAAGGTCCGTTGTCTTGTAACACAATCATTTCGCTATTAGCTTGATCTTGTGGTTCAGAATTGTGTTCTGGTTGTGTAGGCTTTAGTTAATGTCGGTGCTGATTTGGCAAAACTAGTTCCTGGCCGAGTGTCCACTGAGGTGGATGCACGTCTTGCTTATGACACACATGGGATTATTAGGAAGGTACTGGCTTTTCTTTGTAACTCAACTTTTTATTTTTGCTTTTTAGAGATAATGCTAATGGATTGGAAATCTATTATGTAATCACTGATTGTCACGAATGATATCTTGGTTGCTAGTATATCTCAAACAATGAATGCATTCGGAATCCTCAGATTATACTCATTTCTTACTTTCTTCTTTGTAGCAGTTACTTTACAAAATGATAATTTTGCCAAGGTTTGTCAATTTGTTATTTCATTGAGCCCTGTCATGGTTGGCGCTGTAGTTCTGCAATGACATTTCAATAGTTTCTAACTTAAGTGGCTTTGTCATTGGAGAACACTATTTTGCTCTGCAACTCTCGTTTTGTTTTTTCTTTGGTCCAAGAAAATGCAAATTTGGATGCATAATATGTGTGAGGCAAAAATAATATGGAAATGTTGTTATAATTCGTATGCTGCTTGTTGTTTTTCCCAACATTTGCTTGTCTGCCTGTGGTGTCCCTTTCAATTTTATGCCACTGGATTTTTCACTGTTGTCTGAATGGCTGTCTGAGACAATTGGTTTATAAATATGCAGGTGCACGATCTACTGAAGCTGTACGATAGAGTTGATGTTCCCCCTGAGCGTTTGCTGTTCAAAATTCCTTCAACTTGGCAAGTAAGTATCAGATAAATAGTGAAATTTCAAGTTGCGCTTGATATTCTATTGTGCATGAATGTATTTATCTTTTTGTCAACATCACCTGTAGTTGTTGATTTTGTATTCAGGGAATAGAGGCTTCTAGATTACTAGAATCTGAGGGCATACAGACGCATTTGACATTTGTGTACAGGTAAAGGTTCTTGTAATCAAACTGTTTTAAGCATGACAACCAGCTTCATAAACATTTCTTTGTGCTTAATTCAGAGACTTAAGAAACAAATTAATTTTGTGCTTTATTACGGATTGACGATTGAAAGATTATACTTAATTGATCATGAACAAAATTTTACAAGAAATGATCTTTTACAGTTGTAAAGGAGGATAAGTTTTAATGAGATCTTCTCTCTCTGTATTATATATATATATATATATATATATATATATCTGTGTGTGTGTGTGTATAACACACATACANNNNNNNNNNNNNNNNNNNNGGACCGCTTCGTGATGAGGGTTTCGATCATTTTTTCTTCAGCTTTGCTCAAGCTGCAGCTGCTGCACAAGCTGGCGCTTCTGTTATTCAGATTTTTGTTGGGCGTCTTAGGGTAATGTTGTATGTCAAATTTGTATGCAAACTTTCTTAATTTAATGTTTATTGATTGTTAAAGGTATATTTATCATTCAGGACTGGTCTCGCAACCACTCTGGTGACCCGGAGATAGAGGCTGCTCTCAAAAGAGGAGAGGATCCTGGGTTGGCCCTGGTAAGTTGGAGAGTTCTCATCTTGTGGTATTGTACTTATGTACTGCTGTTTTTCGCAGTCCTTAAAGGAAACAACTTGCTGTTTTTAGTTGTACATCTCAGTTATGATTACTTGTCAAATATACAAGTGGTTTGCATTTTGTAAGATTTTCAACTTTTTTTTTTTCAACTTGTTTTTCCAGTTGTAGTGTCATCTACCGAATTCTCAACACCATTAACATTGACATTTAAGCATTCATTGCAAATTTTATCCCCATCACATATTGAAGTCCTCTAGGATGGTTTTGAACTTGCTATGTGTAGAATTATTCAAGTGGCCTGGTTCAAGAAACTAAAATAAGACAGCTTCTGTTTTACTATAATAATGACTACAAAACTGCTCCCATCTGAGATATTTTCTGACATTGCAGGTGACAAAGACATATAACTACATTCACAAATATGGACACAAGTCAAAGTTGATGGCAGCAGCAGTTCGCAATAAGCAAGACTTATTCAGTCTCCTAGGGTAAGTTTATACAACTTGCTTCTTAATATTATGTAGCTGGAAATTCGCACATAATGAACTTAATGAGTGACCTTCCTGCTCATGTTCTCTGGTATTCATTTAGTGTCGACTACATCATTGCACCACTGAAGGTATTGCAATCACTCAAAGAAACAGTCACTACTCCTGAAGAGAAGTACTCTTTTGTCAGGAGGCTATCTCCACAATCTGCTGCCAAGTACAATTTCAATGAAGCAGAGGTCTACCTTCTTTCCTGTTCTTGTTTTTACTTTATTTTATTTCTCCGATCAGGAGTTTCTCATTATAACCTATTTGCTAGCTAGTGGCGAATGAACTATAATATAACTTCAAACAATAACATAATGCAATTAAAATATTACTATAAGCCACGGTAGGCAACATGATGACTCAGTTGAACATGCTCACCTGTTTGTTTTCTGCACTCCTATTGGTACTTCAATTTTGATCTTTTAAAAGGAAGAAAAAGAATGTATCTTTAGAATCTAAACGATACCTAATGGTTAATGCATCTATTTTGTTGAGAAGAAAGACCAAGTATGTTACTCATGCTAAGCGTTAGTATTTAGACTATGTACTGTTTACAATACTTGCCAAATTTTGTGATGAGCATGTTTAGTTACCCATGATAATGTCTTCAAGTTTCGAAGCGAAAGGCAAGAACTGTTTATAAGTTCAAGCAATATATGTGGTCAGCCATCAACATTATTACTAGAAATTCATTGACTATGGAGTTGGCATTCCTTAAATCTGCTAGAAACACCAACAAAATTCCTTATCACTACATCTTATATAAAACATAATTTCCATTCTGCCATGTGGCCAGCCACCATCTGCCTTATCAACTCGTTAGTGTAACCTCTGACCCAAAAAGAAAAACTCAGTAGTATAACCACTTTGATCACCTAGCCTGCAATCACTTCAACAGATGTCTCATATTATCTGCCTTGGTTTCCATGATAGTATGAGACCACTCAATACCTCCTTTGACATTGTAGTAGCACCACCATGGCACCATTCTTGTCATGCTGACGGCAATATGTATTTCTACTCATAGGTAGGAGGAAATCAGATCACATAAGTCTAGCTAATGTACTTATATTCATCCCACATAGGACAGATATGTGACGTCTTAGGGCTCCCCACTAAGATATTGCATTTATGCTCCCCACCATAAACATACGTGATACTTCATCCTTACAAACAGTGAATTTAGTAGGCTCAAACAAGCAGTTATTGCTCGTGTTAATATTAAGTACCTGAATTAATCTCTGGCTTCAGCCGTTCAGGAAAGGTTATGATTGCTTAGAGGCCTGCCAAATTGTTTTGGTTCAAATTGATAGGCCTCTTTGTTGAAATTTATCTCCGACTGTTTAGTTTACCCAACTGAACTGGTTAATGGACGTGGGTTGGTTGTTTTTCTTTTGTTTAACATTTATTAACCAATCTTCGTCTTTTCAGCTCATTAAGTGGGACCAATTAACATTTGCATCAGCCGTGGGGCCTGCAGCCGTGGAGCTTCTGGCTGGTGGACTGGATGGTTATGCGAATCAAGCAAACCGAGTTGAGGAATTATTTGGAAAACTTTGGCCACCTCCAAATGTGTGAAGAGCTCTGTTAAGTTGTTCTGCGGATCTTCCCTTCACCAGGAATAAGAGTGAAATGCCGGTTCGGGTCGTGCTTTTCCTTTTTCCTCTCCTCTCTTTGTAATGTTTATATCCAGCAAAGACCAGATATCAGAAAAGTTCTTGATTTTGTCATAAAAGACGTGCACAGCTTATCTGAACTTGTTAATAGACATGAGATGGGCATGCTGGTGAAGCTGTAGCTCTCATCCTGTAACAGTGTTCACCCCTTTCCCCTTTTTGTAAAACTTGCCATGTGGTAACAAAGAATCAGAAAACTCCCCAGGACCCAATGTGTGCTATATATCATTCATCTTTTCACAGTAGCAATACCAAAACAGGTTTCTGAATGATTCTCAACGACCAATTCAACTCATTTCAGGATTCCATCGAGAAGACATTTACGGTTCTCAATTATTCATGATCGAAGACCAATTCGGTTCTCTTGTTTGCAATCTTGTATTATGGCGTTGGCTTGGTTTATATCTTAGGAAGTTTTTCGATGAGTATATATCTTAGGAAGTTGGAATTAATCTTTGTGGTGTAGAAATGCAAGAAGAGAAAATTAAAACTTATCCTGTCATGATTCATGACTCATCATGACTCATGAGAAGGTACTAATTAAACTCATATTAATGGAGATCGATTTGAATATTTGAGAGGGCGGCCTGATGAATTCTTATCTACACTCCATTCGTAAGAAAGAAAGGAAAACAAAGGGAATAAAAGGACGTTGGTTGGAGGTTCCAATTTCCAAACTGTGATTTGACAGAACTGAACAACATGGTTAATAATCCAATCCAAT encodes the following:
- the LOC101314657 gene encoding probable trehalose-phosphate phosphatase F-like, which gives rise to MELKTNHAAPVLTDPAPTISKSRLGIHSSLLPYSQQGAPFSGKYITIPRKKPGKLDDVWSNGWLDAMKSSSPPRKKLNKDFSVEVASDDTDNSYLSWMLKHPSALNFFERITNFARNKKIAVFLDYDGTLSPIVDDPDRALMSDAMRDAVRNVAKYFPTAIISGRNRDKVYELVGLTELYYAGSHGMDIMGPVTNTNSVNSTDKQGKEVKLFQPAKEFLPMIDEVFRTLVENTKEIKGAKVENHKFCASVHYRNVDEKNWSTIGQRVHDVLKDYPRLRLTHGRKVLEVRPVIDWNKGKAVEFLLESLGLNSRDDVLSIYIGDDRTDEDAFKVLKKGNRGYGILVSPTPKETSAFYSLREPAEVYSLIHKIHALCEG
- the LOC101314946 gene encoding transaldolase-like; amino-acid sequence: MSVSLQSPPSSAISSSLHFQGRKLSLFNGSNLLFTSRPSLPLLRASALDTGSATELDAVSSFSEIVPDTVIFDDFERFPPTAATVSSALLLGICSLPDTIFRNAVDMALADSECNKHENSELKLSCFFNKALVNVGADLAKLVPGRVSTEVDARLAYDTHGIIRKVHDLLKLYDRVDVPPERLLFKIPSTWQGIEASRLLESEGIQTHLTFVYSFAQAAAAAQAGASVIQIFVGRLRDWSRNHSGDPEIEAALKRGEDPGLALVTKTYNYIHKYGHKSKLMAAAVRNKQDLFSLLGVDYIIAPLKVLQSLKETVTTPEEKYSFVRRLSPQSAAKYNFNEAELIKWDQLTFASAVGPAAVELLAGGLDGYANQANRVEELFGKLWPPPNV